Proteins from a single region of Bradyrhizobium diazoefficiens:
- a CDS encoding nodulation protein NolB, producing MMMLGAAPISHSLTEGLSKTCTSPAVGAQLQFQQTLLQTASFQGAAPQVADVPPVAPIAEVSRATTQASPLGERILQNLSSLYRIDPAPHVVAGGGASLSKAVVPGPASQPLLRQPGASETRLSNAPQSVDNFEAMMANLKEVSDSVIQVTLISNGMGSVSSSLNKLISAG from the coding sequence ATGATGATGCTAGGCGCTGCGCCGATTTCACACAGCCTAACCGAAGGCTTGTCCAAGACCTGCACGTCACCAGCGGTCGGCGCGCAGCTCCAGTTCCAACAGACACTGTTGCAGACGGCTTCGTTTCAAGGCGCTGCGCCCCAAGTGGCGGACGTACCGCCTGTTGCTCCCATAGCCGAAGTTTCGCGAGCAACAACGCAAGCCAGTCCGCTGGGCGAGCGCATCCTCCAGAATCTTTCCTCACTATATCGGATCGATCCAGCGCCTCACGTCGTCGCCGGCGGTGGAGCCTCGCTTTCAAAGGCTGTGGTGCCTGGGCCGGCGTCGCAGCCGCTGTTGCGACAACCGGGCGCGTCGGAAACACGTCTGTCGAACGCTCCTCAAAGCGTCGACAACTTCGAGGCAATGATGGCGAATCTGAAAGAGGTTTCTGACAGCGTCATTCAGGTCACGCTCATTTCGAATGGGATGGGCAGCGTCAGTTCGTCTCTGAACAAGCTGATATCGGCGGGCTGA
- the sctL gene encoding type III secretion system stator protein SctL: MTADDSAPPLAPQMRPLGPIVEASDLEIWQQAVEARAAAERHLQRVRGWARRAYQLERARGRAEGVAAGAEEMAQLVAQATSEVARRSTVLEQELPQLVMEIVTNLLGAFDPGEMLVRTVRHAILRKYGGAELSLHVSPANVDELVREFAACDGREGRPRLRIVADPALSLHECVLRSEFGNVDLGLAAQLRALRLGLGLPAEADEL; encoded by the coding sequence ATGACAGCCGACGATTCCGCGCCGCCCTTGGCTCCGCAGATGCGCCCGCTTGGGCCAATCGTAGAAGCAAGCGATCTCGAGATCTGGCAACAGGCCGTCGAGGCGCGAGCGGCAGCAGAGCGGCATCTGCAGCGCGTTCGCGGCTGGGCCCGCAGAGCTTACCAGCTGGAGCGGGCGCGCGGCCGTGCCGAGGGGGTGGCGGCCGGGGCCGAGGAAATGGCGCAGCTGGTCGCGCAGGCGACCTCGGAAGTGGCACGGAGAAGCACCGTTCTAGAGCAGGAGTTGCCACAGCTCGTGATGGAGATCGTAACCAATCTGCTGGGCGCTTTCGATCCCGGCGAGATGTTGGTGAGGACGGTTCGTCACGCGATCCTGCGAAAATATGGCGGGGCGGAACTGTCGCTTCATGTGTCGCCTGCGAATGTCGATGAGCTTGTGCGCGAATTTGCTGCTTGCGACGGACGGGAGGGTCGGCCGAGGCTTCGAATTGTTGCGGACCCGGCGCTATCCCTGCACGAATGCGTGCTGCGGAGCGAGTTCGGCAATGTCGATCTCGGGCTTGCCGCCCAGCTCCGCGCGCTCCGTCTCGGGCTTGGGTTACCGGCTGAGGCAGACGAGCTGTGA
- the sctJ gene encoding type III secretion system inner membrane ring lipoprotein SctJ, producing the protein MIGSIYHEGGHGRLSRKRFRALALLPLLLLLIGCKADLYTKVQEREANEMLAVLLRNGVDSARVGAKDGTSTIQVEQSQIAFSIDLLNGEGLPHHSFKSLGEVFSGTGLIASPTEERARYVYALSEELSRTISDIDGVLSARVHVVLPKNDLLRRDATPSSASVFIRHDSKADLSILLPQIKMLVANSIEGLSYDKVAVVFASVERPALEQRPAPVTAFAQAPGIVSTPLLALGTSLGGLVFGVLFYILLSARVRQRSQSSPKPATVGVRSAASAIEVVRKAIKPNAA; encoded by the coding sequence ATGATTGGTTCAATCTATCATGAAGGAGGCCATGGTCGTCTGTCCAGGAAGCGGTTTCGCGCCCTAGCCCTGCTGCCGCTCCTTCTGCTCCTTATTGGTTGCAAAGCTGATCTCTACACCAAAGTTCAGGAGCGTGAGGCGAATGAGATGCTTGCTGTCCTCCTTAGGAACGGGGTCGATTCGGCTCGTGTTGGGGCCAAAGACGGGACCAGCACGATCCAGGTTGAACAGAGCCAGATTGCCTTTTCCATCGACCTGCTGAATGGCGAGGGCCTGCCGCACCACTCTTTCAAGAGTCTCGGCGAAGTGTTCAGCGGCACCGGCCTGATTGCTTCGCCGACCGAGGAGCGCGCCCGTTACGTTTATGCCTTGAGCGAGGAGTTGTCGCGCACGATCAGCGACATCGACGGCGTCCTCTCGGCACGCGTCCATGTTGTTCTGCCGAAGAACGACCTATTGCGACGGGACGCCACGCCATCTTCGGCGTCGGTTTTCATCCGGCATGACTCCAAGGCCGATCTCTCAATCCTGCTGCCGCAGATCAAGATGCTCGTTGCCAACAGCATCGAGGGCCTCTCCTACGACAAGGTGGCTGTCGTGTTTGCATCGGTCGAGCGGCCTGCCCTCGAGCAGCGGCCTGCGCCGGTGACTGCATTCGCCCAAGCGCCAGGAATCGTTTCAACCCCATTGCTTGCGCTTGGAACGAGTCTCGGTGGCTTGGTATTCGGCGTGCTGTTCTACATCTTGCTGAGCGCTCGTGTACGGCAGCGCAGCCAATCATCGCCCAAACCAGCTACAGTTGGCGTACGTTCGGCGGCGTCCGCTATTGAGGTCGTCCGCAAAGCGATTAAGCCTAATGCGGCCTAG
- a CDS encoding nodulation protein NolW → MLIRSMILCVLNAVLCVVAFIATGIQTALGAPLLLPSTPYRYLVVEQELPVALQEFGNNLNFRVSISAEVKGRIRGRMPDLAPREFLDRLTNLYNLQWYYDGLVLYVSAAKEAQTRLLLLGPISFETFTAALDALNISDERYILRPAPGNGLILASGPPRFIALVDETLNGLVAQAQARPRAVETPSRESVLMLFRGSSETIVRGGRPEAPSSFDTPRQDGVTSTLAPGQR, encoded by the coding sequence ATGCTCATCCGGTCCATGATCCTGTGCGTCTTGAACGCCGTTCTGTGTGTCGTGGCCTTCATTGCGACCGGAATACAGACAGCGCTCGGCGCTCCCCTGTTGCTCCCTTCGACGCCTTATCGCTATTTGGTTGTGGAACAGGAGCTCCCTGTCGCGCTGCAGGAATTCGGCAACAATCTCAATTTCAGAGTCAGCATCAGCGCCGAGGTGAAGGGACGGATTCGCGGGCGCATGCCGGATCTGGCACCGCGCGAATTCCTTGATCGTCTCACCAACCTCTACAATCTTCAGTGGTACTACGATGGACTCGTGCTTTACGTGTCTGCCGCAAAGGAAGCGCAAACTCGTCTGCTCCTGCTGGGCCCGATCAGCTTCGAGACGTTCACGGCGGCCCTCGATGCGCTCAACATCTCCGACGAGCGGTACATCCTGAGGCCGGCGCCTGGAAATGGCCTCATCCTGGCGTCCGGTCCACCACGCTTCATCGCACTCGTGGATGAGACGCTCAATGGGTTGGTGGCGCAGGCGCAAGCGCGACCACGCGCTGTCGAGACGCCATCGCGGGAGTCTGTGCTGATGTTATTTCGCGGTTCCTCGGAGACGATTGTTCGGGGCGGACGACCAGAAGCCCCCTCTTCTTTCGACACCCCGCGCCAGGATGGCGTCACGTCTACCCTTGCGCCGGGCCAGAGATGA
- a CDS encoding shikimate kinase produces MRQRERDTLRSRGEFRRYGQEAGHSQIEPMPPHRQSAPDLDQRPGKRRLDDAATQSIQSAMSGRSERASNALNAALRDIDRARDIREFSAPLVKHAKQLRMPAQATFLQKAAADFQGRFVPRLEENIRSGKSWNYATVCNEVSREAGGQEGVKACKALAARVSQLDNALMRDAEGRALSLLASSFGRHPRAAECRHGTIRIAEFCCDESRLLQELNSQSLSLLVNGFSKWPEEVACRQATLSVAGEVVRRPGQLSYTPLGLANLVNGFSKWPDQVATRQATVTIAGEVCRRAPRLSDFPAQQLANLVNGFSKWPERPECRNATLAIAAEICCRAARHHDVRLSNFAHQELANLLNGFSKWPEQAECRHAATAIALEVRCRADRGDIRLSQFAQQELASLVNGFSKWLEQPEAHQATIAIAREAFGRSNGVDSFTPQELATSANGFCKWPENAYTHQAIVAIAGEVRRRADRLSGFDSQALANLANGFSKYPEEVDARQATVAIAGEILGRADRLFHFTHQHLANLANGFSKCPEDTGCGDAIVVIAREVVSRANQLYRFTHQDLSTLVNGFSKWPEATDTRQAILVIAAEVVGRPLFELAELDLRHLVNGFSKWPEETETGRAVAAIAGEVRRRSGRLGDFTSRGLANLVNGFSKWPEGADCREATLAIASEVLRRQLSDFAPQDLANLVNGFCKWPDAAQTGKAIVGIAGELLRRADRLSAFTSQGLANLLNGFSKWGDEAACRQVVVDIARGLGKGGRRFGSFTTPELRMVANALGRGVVDGASSDDDAMTALLKDRLHQLAHYLHYAPDRLEHTGVQGITLIFKALAKARLFEDVGLLAPVGLGRLAELVRAPDFDTENLETIGNLSIALLPLARGSQKELRPHRRPALYLLNDIQPVVERKIEAHLKASEPERTRAPFASRRPALSIYQVLKARALLETLFQRPYVEGKKPDLKVRQQELQRGTKEILASTRDLIQADLSNMSWNLIAQIEVDNPVDALDSFMAQDAATIQAQHPASVFDVYQVLRDMDHEPRSPQGNAGLMQLPVVDLQGRPVATDPEIRYSTFHRLTSGAIEVVAVQLPGKPSAFMLARTLTYKGVPYRMDLFGGSKLKPPKPTLSQVAARLPSERPAGSSGGKLLAIPYAETAPGTSFEKLLRAWAPFKEAYWYTQRRGFAAPPSVKGLGPHDYALEGTFKLLLAPDRATNEAHPFKLIGAKGPIALRPHDGCGFIKASLAERMPAVRRAGPQEGPDRMPAFGEARRSSVPASALQHYSRSEQVAEEAGDKVWNWLESRKVLTSDDLFRAVTAGHLDGLGAVAVPSDDGCLHVPTLKSDTLTGTSGVLIGRAPYDKPNLRPFIPQRVKSAVDGDPTAAFLDRCVAVQYSFSVAQKLREELAADDPSFFAKGILIVVPDAMWPADYADRGLVLSAEDVKCHSSWTERKDRAKNDTPVDCVGILQVTEVFAPGSLVAVPIGEQKKLDGDFDGDTVVIIGDRPQLYEHVRQFDETEQARGVHSLKPPKSYTPAIEGNNYQFSRASQILAATLEVLEIYSALQRNFLAQSHEARRWFAERAIFGTYEGVHHELRREIGHLLNQEQVHGPDIQETLERAKRELEIAEHPVAREAAELLVADLDAWAAKTDEHVLSDPSESLAKVSPTVSPALCELFPELAEAYPATAQPRDRIQVLLDHYPARIDPRPDGYIADDLVQSASNLLSLGIKVGTDGYKSDTGVRLFMKKSQELGRLLHQTPGLKFVPFSKSMAATLSQGRFDVDATLENLKENPTLAASVMDASIRVAAQKKIIPKPSSRRVVAEDTGMAVTLTPEDALARARIEAARAKAEEETITAAAISVAETLRQAGIHVNMSHLDRRVRSEGSMTDQLTGMSVTSAGSAQLISNAVRHVFEVSDGDFARAFKKAMLSFDEQGYAEIRTTNWFRMRNPTFVGIKAVLATPKDYRFEVEFHTPASYNVKIANHDTYKLDAQLRHQQSGDALERLKENLAQRARERCKEVVVPDGAKDIPHWEIEADHSGGAGAAFALQAAESGSHEDEEIVAGLGQRPIVLVGMPGAGKSSIGRRLAKRLRMKFVDSDDAIRAQAGMSISKLCQIHGEQHFKDLEARVIAGALKQGPAVIATGSDAFVHDGTRSLVHENAVSIWLKADAGVIVRRNKGRSSRRLSQAAESEAMVMRLVSEREPVYQTADLTVNSGDGSQKYQVDECVAVLHGHLRRERESARNIAA; encoded by the coding sequence GTGCGGCAGCGGGAGCGCGATACGCTGCGTTCTCGTGGTGAATTCCGGCGCTATGGCCAGGAGGCCGGACATTCGCAAATAGAACCGATGCCGCCGCACCGGCAATCCGCGCCTGACCTTGATCAAAGACCAGGAAAGCGTCGCCTCGACGATGCCGCCACGCAGAGTATTCAGAGTGCGATGTCGGGGCGATCCGAGAGGGCCTCAAATGCACTGAATGCAGCGCTAAGGGACATCGATCGCGCCCGCGACATCCGTGAATTCTCAGCTCCATTGGTCAAGCATGCCAAGCAGTTGCGGATGCCGGCCCAGGCGACATTCTTGCAAAAGGCTGCGGCTGATTTCCAGGGTCGATTTGTCCCGCGCCTGGAAGAAAATATCCGCTCAGGGAAGTCCTGGAACTACGCCACGGTTTGTAACGAGGTGAGCCGGGAGGCTGGCGGTCAGGAAGGTGTGAAAGCTTGTAAGGCCCTGGCGGCGCGGGTGTCGCAGCTCGATAACGCGCTCATGAGGGACGCCGAAGGCCGAGCTCTTTCGCTCCTCGCATCGTCCTTCGGACGGCACCCTCGGGCAGCGGAATGCCGCCATGGAACAATCAGGATCGCCGAATTTTGCTGTGATGAAAGCAGGCTGCTTCAGGAGCTGAACAGCCAAAGCCTGTCCTTGCTCGTGAATGGTTTCAGCAAATGGCCGGAAGAGGTGGCATGCCGCCAAGCCACACTCAGCGTCGCTGGCGAGGTCGTCAGGCGTCCCGGCCAGCTCTCCTATACCCCCCTGGGACTAGCGAACCTCGTGAACGGTTTCAGCAAATGGCCGGACCAGGTGGCGACCCGCCAAGCCACGGTTACGATTGCCGGAGAGGTGTGTCGCCGCGCTCCCCGGTTATCTGACTTTCCGGCGCAGCAGCTGGCGAACCTCGTCAACGGGTTCAGCAAGTGGCCAGAAAGGCCGGAGTGTCGCAACGCCACCCTCGCGATCGCGGCAGAAATCTGTTGCCGCGCCGCCCGCCACCACGACGTCCGGCTCTCCAATTTTGCTCACCAGGAGCTAGCGAACCTTTTGAACGGTTTCAGTAAGTGGCCGGAACAGGCGGAGTGTCGGCATGCGGCGACCGCGATCGCTCTCGAGGTCCGTTGCCGCGCCGACCGCGGCGATATCCGGCTTTCCCAATTTGCTCAACAGGAGCTGGCGAGTTTAGTGAACGGTTTCAGCAAATGGCTGGAACAGCCGGAGGCCCACCAAGCCACGATCGCGATCGCCCGTGAGGCGTTTGGCCGTAGTAACGGGGTCGATAGTTTTACTCCGCAGGAGCTGGCAACCTCGGCGAATGGTTTCTGCAAGTGGCCGGAGAATGCCTATACGCACCAAGCCATTGTCGCGATCGCCGGTGAGGTCCGTCGCCGCGCGGACCGTCTGTCTGGTTTCGATAGCCAGGCCTTGGCGAACCTGGCGAACGGTTTCAGCAAATACCCAGAAGAGGTGGACGCGCGGCAAGCCACAGTTGCGATTGCTGGTGAGATCCTTGGCCGCGCCGACCGTCTCTTTCATTTCACTCACCAGCATCTGGCAAACCTTGCGAACGGCTTCAGTAAGTGTCCGGAGGATACGGGCTGTGGCGACGCTATCGTCGTGATAGCGCGTGAGGTCGTTAGCCGTGCCAACCAGCTCTATCGCTTTACTCACCAGGACCTGTCGACCCTGGTGAACGGGTTTAGCAAATGGCCGGAGGCGACAGACACGCGCCAGGCCATACTTGTTATCGCGGCTGAAGTCGTTGGGCGGCCGCTTTTCGAACTTGCTGAGCTGGACCTGAGACATCTGGTGAACGGTTTCAGCAAGTGGCCGGAAGAGACGGAAACGGGTCGAGCCGTAGCCGCGATCGCTGGTGAGGTCCGGCGCCGCTCGGGCCGCCTCGGTGATTTCACCAGCCGAGGCTTGGCAAACCTGGTCAACGGCTTCAGCAAGTGGCCGGAAGGGGCGGATTGTCGCGAGGCAACGCTCGCGATAGCGAGTGAAGTCCTTCGGCGCCAGCTTTCTGATTTTGCGCCGCAAGACCTGGCAAACCTAGTGAACGGTTTCTGCAAGTGGCCGGATGCTGCGCAGACGGGCAAAGCCATAGTCGGTATCGCCGGCGAGCTCCTTCGTCGCGCCGATCGCCTCTCTGCTTTTACGAGCCAGGGATTGGCAAACCTGTTGAACGGCTTCAGCAAGTGGGGTGATGAGGCTGCCTGCCGCCAGGTGGTCGTCGACATCGCGCGCGGACTCGGCAAAGGAGGCCGACGCTTTGGTTCGTTCACGACGCCTGAGCTCAGAATGGTCGCCAATGCACTGGGACGCGGTGTCGTGGACGGAGCGAGCAGTGATGATGATGCAATGACCGCTCTGCTGAAAGATCGCCTACACCAGCTGGCCCATTACCTGCACTATGCTCCTGATCGGCTGGAGCACACCGGTGTTCAAGGCATCACGCTCATTTTCAAGGCACTGGCGAAGGCCCGCCTGTTCGAAGACGTTGGTTTACTGGCGCCGGTAGGGTTGGGTCGGCTCGCAGAGTTGGTTCGTGCCCCTGATTTTGACACCGAGAACCTCGAAACCATAGGCAATCTCTCCATCGCTCTACTTCCTCTGGCGCGCGGCTCGCAAAAGGAATTACGCCCGCACCGGAGGCCAGCTCTCTATTTGCTGAACGATATCCAGCCTGTCGTGGAGCGCAAGATCGAGGCTCATCTCAAAGCAAGCGAGCCCGAGCGTACCCGTGCGCCCTTCGCGAGCCGCCGCCCGGCCTTGTCGATCTATCAAGTCCTAAAAGCCCGTGCCCTCCTCGAGACATTGTTTCAGCGCCCCTACGTCGAGGGCAAGAAGCCCGATTTGAAGGTGAGGCAGCAAGAGCTGCAGAGGGGGACCAAGGAGATTCTGGCCAGCACGCGCGACCTCATCCAAGCCGATCTTTCCAACATGAGCTGGAATCTGATCGCGCAGATCGAGGTGGACAATCCGGTCGATGCGCTGGATTCGTTCATGGCGCAGGATGCGGCGACAATCCAGGCGCAACATCCTGCATCGGTATTCGACGTGTATCAAGTGTTGCGCGACATGGACCACGAGCCCCGCTCGCCGCAAGGGAATGCGGGACTGATGCAGTTGCCGGTGGTTGACCTGCAGGGACGGCCAGTGGCCACAGACCCCGAGATTCGCTACTCGACTTTTCACCGCCTGACGTCGGGAGCGATAGAGGTGGTCGCGGTGCAGCTGCCCGGAAAGCCGAGCGCCTTCATGCTGGCACGTACGTTGACGTACAAGGGGGTGCCATACCGCATGGACCTGTTCGGCGGCAGCAAGTTAAAACCGCCGAAACCAACCCTGTCGCAAGTTGCGGCTCGCCTTCCAAGCGAACGGCCAGCCGGGTCCTCCGGCGGGAAGCTCTTGGCCATTCCCTATGCCGAAACCGCTCCGGGCACCTCGTTCGAGAAGTTATTGCGCGCCTGGGCGCCCTTCAAGGAAGCCTATTGGTATACTCAGCGCAGGGGCTTTGCGGCGCCCCCGTCGGTCAAAGGTCTGGGCCCTCACGACTACGCACTGGAGGGCACCTTCAAGCTGTTGCTGGCGCCAGACCGCGCGACCAACGAGGCGCATCCCTTCAAACTGATAGGAGCGAAGGGCCCCATTGCTTTGCGACCGCATGACGGCTGTGGCTTCATCAAGGCCTCGCTCGCTGAGCGTATGCCAGCGGTTCGCCGGGCCGGCCCCCAGGAAGGTCCCGATCGGATGCCGGCCTTTGGTGAGGCAAGGAGATCGTCTGTGCCGGCCTCGGCGTTGCAACACTATTCGCGCAGCGAGCAGGTCGCGGAAGAGGCCGGTGACAAGGTCTGGAATTGGCTTGAGAGCCGAAAAGTGCTGACGTCCGACGACTTGTTTCGCGCCGTGACGGCCGGACACTTGGATGGTCTTGGCGCTGTCGCCGTCCCATCCGATGATGGCTGTCTTCATGTGCCGACACTCAAAAGCGACACATTGACGGGAACGAGTGGCGTGCTGATCGGGCGGGCGCCCTATGACAAGCCCAACCTGCGCCCGTTCATACCCCAACGAGTCAAGTCGGCAGTCGATGGCGATCCGACCGCGGCATTCCTCGATCGATGCGTGGCCGTACAATACAGTTTCAGTGTCGCCCAGAAATTGCGGGAGGAGCTGGCAGCCGATGACCCAAGCTTCTTTGCCAAGGGCATTCTGATCGTGGTGCCGGATGCGATGTGGCCCGCCGACTACGCCGACCGTGGACTGGTGCTGTCTGCCGAGGACGTCAAGTGCCATTCGAGCTGGACCGAGCGCAAGGACCGCGCAAAGAACGACACGCCGGTCGACTGCGTCGGCATCCTGCAGGTGACCGAGGTGTTCGCTCCGGGGTCGTTGGTTGCCGTCCCGATCGGCGAGCAGAAAAAGCTCGACGGCGACTTTGACGGGGATACCGTGGTTATCATCGGCGATCGGCCGCAGCTTTATGAGCATGTTCGCCAGTTCGATGAGACGGAGCAAGCTCGCGGCGTTCACTCCCTAAAGCCGCCAAAGTCCTATACTCCGGCGATTGAGGGCAACAATTACCAATTCAGTCGTGCCAGCCAGATCCTTGCTGCCACGCTGGAAGTCCTGGAAATATACAGCGCTCTGCAGCGAAATTTTTTGGCGCAGTCCCATGAAGCACGACGCTGGTTTGCCGAGCGCGCCATCTTTGGTACGTACGAGGGTGTCCACCACGAGCTCAGGCGAGAGATCGGCCACCTGTTGAACCAAGAACAGGTACATGGCCCCGATATCCAGGAAACACTCGAACGGGCGAAGCGCGAGCTTGAAATTGCAGAGCATCCAGTTGCCCGTGAAGCGGCCGAGTTGCTTGTCGCCGACCTCGATGCCTGGGCTGCGAAGACGGATGAGCACGTCCTTTCGGATCCAAGTGAAAGCCTGGCCAAAGTAAGCCCAACTGTCAGTCCAGCGCTCTGCGAGCTTTTCCCGGAGCTGGCAGAGGCCTATCCGGCAACTGCTCAGCCGCGCGACCGGATCCAAGTCTTGCTCGATCACTATCCTGCCCGCATCGATCCGCGTCCGGATGGGTACATTGCGGATGACCTCGTGCAAAGCGCAAGCAACCTCCTGAGCCTCGGCATCAAGGTCGGAACGGATGGCTATAAATCCGATACCGGCGTCCGGCTTTTCATGAAGAAAAGCCAAGAGCTTGGGCGGCTCTTACATCAGACGCCAGGCCTCAAATTCGTCCCCTTCAGCAAGAGCATGGCGGCGACCCTTAGCCAGGGCAGGTTCGATGTCGATGCGACGTTGGAGAATCTGAAGGAGAATCCAACGCTCGCGGCTTCAGTGATGGATGCCTCGATTCGTGTCGCTGCGCAGAAGAAGATTATACCAAAACCGTCTAGCCGACGCGTCGTCGCCGAGGATACCGGGATGGCGGTCACCCTTACCCCCGAAGACGCCTTAGCGCGCGCCAGAATTGAGGCTGCCCGTGCCAAAGCCGAAGAGGAGACAATCACCGCAGCGGCAATCTCGGTTGCTGAGACCCTCAGACAAGCGGGCATCCACGTGAACATGTCGCACCTCGATCGCCGCGTCCGATCAGAGGGATCGATGACAGACCAGCTCACTGGCATGAGCGTGACCTCCGCGGGCTCCGCACAGCTGATCAGCAACGCCGTACGCCACGTCTTCGAAGTGTCTGATGGGGATTTTGCGAGGGCGTTTAAGAAAGCGATGCTGAGTTTCGACGAACAAGGCTACGCCGAAATCCGTACCACCAATTGGTTCAGAATGCGCAATCCGACCTTTGTGGGCATCAAGGCTGTGCTCGCCACCCCGAAAGACTACCGCTTCGAAGTGGAGTTTCACACGCCAGCCAGCTACAACGTCAAGATTGCCAATCACGATACCTACAAATTGGACGCTCAGTTGCGGCACCAGCAGAGCGGAGACGCTCTTGAGCGGCTCAAGGAGAATCTGGCGCAGCGCGCGCGAGAGCGCTGCAAGGAGGTGGTGGTCCCCGACGGAGCCAAGGACATCCCGCACTGGGAGATCGAAGCGGATCATAGCGGCGGCGCCGGTGCAGCCTTTGCGTTGCAAGCTGCCGAGTCAGGAAGCCACGAAGACGAAGAGATTGTGGCGGGGCTTGGCCAGCGGCCGATCGTGCTCGTCGGCATGCCTGGCGCGGGAAAATCCAGCATTGGCCGGCGTCTCGCGAAGCGGCTGCGGATGAAGTTCGTCGACTCCGACGACGCGATCAGAGCGCAGGCTGGGATGTCGATAAGCAAACTCTGCCAGATTCATGGCGAGCAGCATTTCAAGGATCTTGAGGCGAGGGTGATCGCGGGTGCGCTCAAGCAAGGGCCGGCGGTGATCGCGACCGGCTCCGATGCGTTCGTCCATGACGGGACCCGTAGCCTCGTCCATGAGAACGCGGTCTCAATTTGGCTCAAGGCCGACGCCGGCGTGATAGTGCGGCGCAACAAGGGCCGGTCCAGCCGCCGGCTGTCGCAGGCCGCCGAGTCGGAGGCGATGGTCATGCGACTGGTTAGTGAGCGGGAGCCGGTCTATCAAACCGCCGATCTCACGGTCAACTCAGGCGATGGCTCGCAAAAATATCAGGTGGATGAATGCGTGGCGGTGCTGCATGGCCATCTTCGCCGCGAGCGGGAATCGGCTCGGAATATCGCCGCCTAG
- a CDS encoding nodulation protein NolU produces the protein MVGLLLDNELDLKGLVSGPDLLLGHDPQRAALLAGGIWHARSLIKLISKQDVGVLIGRVGAEAQAFGIRHAAHAVSTSIIADPQQLAQEIDKDGHACLGAWLDEKPVLDRSRVLLRLAVGTAADHPATEHRRSADQVFSLVLAHLAAEGQVL, from the coding sequence ATGGTAGGGCTGCTGCTTGACAATGAACTGGATTTGAAGGGACTTGTCTCGGGCCCAGACCTTCTACTGGGACATGATCCGCAGCGGGCCGCTCTGCTCGCCGGCGGTATTTGGCATGCCCGATCGCTGATAAAGCTGATCTCAAAGCAGGATGTCGGCGTGCTGATCGGGCGTGTCGGTGCCGAAGCCCAGGCTTTCGGTATCCGACATGCAGCGCATGCGGTTTCAACCAGTATCATTGCCGATCCACAACAACTCGCGCAGGAGATCGATAAAGATGGGCATGCCTGTCTCGGCGCATGGCTCGACGAAAAGCCGGTGCTTGATCGCAGCCGCGTGCTTCTACGTTTAGCGGTCGGAACGGCCGCCGACCATCCAGCAACCGAACATCGCCGATCCGCAGACCAAGTGTTTTCCTTGGTTTTGGCTCATTTGGCGGCGGAAGGTCAGGTGCTATGA